In Humulus lupulus chromosome 7, drHumLupu1.1, whole genome shotgun sequence, the following are encoded in one genomic region:
- the LOC133791577 gene encoding protein NPGR2-like, translating to MNEMEARALLERLEYQKGNIEAALHVFEGIDIAAVTPRMKGSISRRCEQNRRHSQSDSVPPMSMHDVSLLLEAVLLKAKSLQGLGRYEEAAQSCKVILDTVESVLPDSLPENFTSDCKLQDTLSRAVESLPEFWSSAIRIIGGFFTKNICEVVLFCITFFFFVA from the exons ATGAATGAAATG GAAGCAAGAGCTCTACTAGAAAGACTTGAGTATCAAAAGGGTAACATAGAAGCTGCACTTCATGTATTTGAAGGAATAGACATTGCTGCAGTGACTCCTAGGATGAAAGGATCCATTTCTAGAAGATGTGAACAAAATAGACGCCATTCACAGAGTGATTCTGTCCCACCTATGTCCATGCACGATGTTAGTCTGCTCCTTGAAGCTGTTCTTCTCAAAGCAAAATCATTGCAAGGCCTTGGACGATATGAAG AAGCTGCTCAATCGTGCAAAGTTATTTTGGACACTGTAGAATCTGTTCTGCCAGATAGCTTGCCTGAAAACTTCACTTCAGATTGTAAATTACAAGATACTCTATCTAGGGCTGTTGAATCACTACCAGAGTTTTGGAGTTCAGCCATCAGAATAATTGGTGGGTTTTTCACCAAGAATATATGTGAAGTTGTATTATTTtgcataactttttttttttttgtagcatag
- the LOC133791146 gene encoding uncharacterized protein LOC133791146: MQITVIGDTEDSEVQFLNIAPPAPEKRRERKRPRWFDEYTAMRKRNKKSKTAVNVDPLRVVDGKLLMTFHKWLLGTIGNKYPRECFSGTHDAAWFLKLHTPRTWLSDSHLDAAFHLMRRRLEFYPNVYPQKCVVMPTIFPESLKGRWDAFPGSDYSRFSWDDSILDLVRGDAVQFLPSWQNKEFIYFALFLKDQMHWVAVEADLNGWMLNIFDSSIGSISENDLISLMVDWCTIFPSVLRQSGLFENHDVILAPQLTASESQVRPFDWKLIPREFVPQTKSR; this comes from the exons atgcaaattactgtaatcggagatactgaagattctgaagtacaattcttaaacatagctccaccagcaccggagaagaggagagaaagaaagaggcctaggtggttcgatgagtacactgcaatgaggaaaaggaataagaaatcgaagacagcagtgaatgtggatccattgagggttgttgatggtaaattacttatgacctttcacaagtggttgcttggcaccattgggaataaatatccgagggaatgcttctcagggacacacgatgctgcttggttcctgaaactgcatactccgaggacatggctttctgactct catttagatgcagcatttcatctcatgaggaggcgtctagaattttatcctaacgtgtaccctcagaaatgtgttgttatgcctacaatttttcccgaatcattgaagggtcggtgggacgcttttccaggttctgactactctagatttagttgggatgacagtatattggacctggttaggggtgatgcagtccagttcttaccgagttggcagaacaaggagttcatttattttgccctcttcttgaaagaccaaatgcattgggtagctgtagaggcagacctgaatgggtggatgctcaacatctttgactccagtattggatcaatttccgaaaacgatttgatcagcttgatggttgactggtgtaccattttcccgtcggtcttgcgacagtccggtttatttgagaaccatgacgttatactcgcgcctcagttgacagcatcagagagtcaggtcagacccttcgattggaaactcattccacgtgaattcgtaccgcaaacaaaatccaggtga